The Streptomyces sp. NBC_00510 genomic interval AACGCCACGGTCAACAAGGTCGTCGGCGTGGTCGTGAACCTCGGCCGCTCGCTGCCCTTCCTCATCCTGATGATCTCGGTGCTGCCCTTCACCCGCTGGGTGATCGGCACCACCATCGGCGCCGAGGCCATGGTCGTCCCGCTCTCCATCGGCGCCATCCCGTTCCTCGCGCGACTGGTGGAGACTGCCGTCCGCGAGGTCGACGACGGACTCGTCGAGGCCGTCCAGGCCATGGGCGGCAGCACCTGGACCGTCGTCCGCAAGGCCCTGCTGCCCGAGTCGCTGCCCTCCCTGATCGCCGGGCTCACCACCACGGTGATCGCGCTCATCGGCTACTCCGCCATGGCCGGCACCATCGGCGGCGGCGGCCTCGGCGACCTCGCCATCCGCTACGGCTACCAGCGTTTCGAGACCTCCCTGATGCTCGTCACGATCGGCGTGCTGATCGTCATCGTGACCGCCGTCCAGCTCGCCGGCGACCTCGCCGCCCGCGGCGCCTCGCACCGCGGCCGCACCTCCACCACGCCCCGGCTGCGCCTGCTGCGCCCGGCCGCGACCCCCGAAGCCTCCTGACACCGCAACGCAACACCGTTCCAGAAAGGCACTTTTCGTGCGTACCAGCATCAAGATCACGACCGCCGTCCTCGCCGCCGCCGGCCTCACCCTCGGCCTGACCGCCTGCGGCGCGGACTCCGGCTCGAAGAAGGACAGCGCGAGCGACCCGCTCGTCGTCGCCGCGAGCCCCGTCCCGCACGCGGAGATCCTCAACTTCGTCAAGGACAACCTGGCGGCCAAGGCCGGGCTCAAGCTCGAGGTGAAGGAGTTCAGCGACTACGTGACGCCGAACACCGCCACCGAGGACGGCTCCGTCGACGCCAACTACTTCCAGAACCAGCCCTACCTGGACGACTTCAACAAGAAGAAGGGCACCCACATCGTGCCCGTCGTCACGGTGCACCTGGAGCCGCTGGGCCTGTACTCCGACAAGCTGAAGTCGGCCGACGCGATCAAGAACGGCGCCACGATAGCCGTCGCCAACGACGCGGTGAACGAGGCCCGCGGCCTCAAGCTGCTCGCCGCCAACGGCCTGATCACCCTCAAGGAGGGCGTCGGTAACGAGGCCACCCCCGCCGACATCACCGCCAACCCCAAGAACCTGAAGTTCAAGGAGCTGGAGGCCGCCCAGCTGCCGCGCTCCCTGCAGGACGTCGACGCCGCCGTCATCAACGGCAACTACGCCATCTCCGCGGGCCTCAAGCCCGCCGAGGACGCCCTGGTGCTGGAGTCCGCCGACAACAACCCCTACGGCAACTTCCTCGCCGTCAAGGAGGGCGACGAGAAGGACCCGCGCGTGCTGAAGCTCAAGAAGCTGCTCACCTCGCCCGAGGTGAAGAAGTTCATCGAGGACAAGTACGCCGGCTCCGTCATCCCCTCCTTCTGACCCGCCGGGCCCGGGCGGGGGGCGGGCAGCGCGTTCACCGCGCCCCGCTCCCCGCCGCCCCCGGCCAGTCCAGCCGCAGCTGCTGCGCGCGCGGCAGCCCTGCCACGACCAGGTCGTACGAGTCCTCGACCAGCTCGCACACCAACGCGTCGGGCAGCGAGCCGTCCAGCGTCACCGTGTTCCAGTGGCGCTTGTTCAGGTGCCAACCGGGCGCGACCGCCGCATGCTCCGCCCGCAGCCGCACCGCGAGGTCGGGCTCGCACTTCAGGCTCACCTTCAGCGGCTCGCCCCCCAGCGCGCTGATCGCGAAGATCCTCCCGCCGACCTTGAAGACGGTCACCTCCGGGTCGCGCGGGAAGGGGTTCTCCTCCACCGCGCCGCTGAAACCGAGGCAGAAGCCCCTCATCCGGTCCGCGTCCATGCGCCCATTCAACACGGCGCCACCGACAGACCCGCGAGGTCAGCGCCGCCGCACCCAGTACACGTCCGTCGTGTAGGGCATGTCCACGGCGTCCTTGCCGCGCGTGGCGTCGTGCCCGGCCAGCACCGCCTCCACCTCGGCCAGCACCCGCTCCTGCTCCGCCGGGTCCATCACCGCGATGTGGCTGGAGGACGTCATCCGCTCCACCACGTCCGAGACCGTCGTGGAGTGCAGGTTCGGCCAGTGCCGCTCGTGCACCCGTGACCAGCCCCGGCGGCCGGTGAAGGCCTTGCGCCAGCCGTCGTCCAGAGGGCTCGGCAGGTCACGCGGCGCGAGCCGGAAGACGATGTCCTGGTAGTCCCGGACCCAGGGGACCGAGGTGTCGTAGGTGTTCCACACCAGTGCCAGCGAACCGCCCGGCCGCAGCAGACGCTCGACCTCCGCCAGGGCCTCCTCCTCCTGGAACCAGTGCCAGGACTGCGCGGCCACCACCGCGTCCGCGCACCCGTCCGGCAGGCCCGTGGCCTCGGCCGTCCCGGCCGACACCCGCACCCCCGGCAGCAGCTCCGCCAGCCGCTCCCGCATCTCCGTCACCGGCTCGACCGCGATCACCTCGGCGCCGGTCAGCGCCAGCAGACGGGTGAACTTGCCGGTGCCGGCGCCCAGGTCGACCACCGTGCGGCCCGCCTCGAGGGGCAGCGCGTCCGCCAACTCGGCCAGGGCCGCCATGGGGTACGAGGGTCGCGACCGCTCGTACACACCCGCGGCCCGCTGATATCCGACTCCTGCTGCGTGGTGCACCGTCACGCGGGCAGACGGTAGCAGGACCGTATGACCACAGGCGTAGCGGACCTGCGGAAAAGCCGGGGAACAGCACACCAACTGCTCCCGTCGTGCGGATGGTTGCACGTACGCTGGGGCGACGGCCGCGCAGGCCCCCGCGCCGACCCGGTCCTGCGGTGACCCGGTGGATGTTGCATGCTGTGCACTTCACACATGCCCTGGCTACGGAGCGTCGAATGACCAGCTTCCCGGAGATCTCGATCAGTACGGAGCGGCTGGTGCTGCGCGCCTACGAGGAGTCCGACATCCCCGCCCTGGCGGAGATGATGAACGACGAGTCCGTGATCGCCTGGACCTCCGTGCCGTATCCCTACACCGAGGCGGAGGCCCGCTCCTTCATCGCCGGGTTCGCCCCCGCCGAGCGCGCGGAAGGCCGCGGCATCGTGCTCGCCGTCACCGAGTTCCTCACCCAGCGGCTGGTCGGCACCGTCCACCTGCAGCGCACCGACTGGCGCATCCGCAGCAGCGAGGCGGGCTACATGATCGCCCCCTGGGCGCGCGGTGAGGGGTACGCCGCGGAGGCCGTCCAGGCCACCGCCCAGTGGCTCTTCGACGACCAGAAGTTCGAGCGCCTGGAGCTGCGCACCGCCGCCGACAACGCCGCCTCGCAGCAGGTCGCGCAGAAGATCGGCTGCATCAGCGAGGGCGTGCTCCGCAACGCCGGCCTGGTCCGCACGCAGACGGAGGGCGGCCGCTGGGAGGAGATCCGCACCGACCTGATCGTCTGGAGCCTGCTCCCGGAGGACCTCGACGGCCTCGCGGAGGAGTCCGCCGACGGCTCCGACTACGCGGCGTACGCCGACTGGCAGTGAGCACCCGCTAGCGCAAGATCCTGGCCGGGGTACTGTGCACACCCCGGGATCACCTCACCCCCGGGCACCACACCGCGACGCGCCCAGGAGGCAGGACGACGATGGCCGACCGCGTCACCGTGATCGGGTGGGACGGCTCACCACCGGGCGAGGCAGCGCGCTCCGCGCTGTCGGCCGCCACCCTGGTGGCCGGGACCCGGCACCACCTGGCACTGCCGTTCGTGCCGGAGGACGCCGAGCGGATCGTACTGGGCAGCATCGACCTGGCCGCCCGCCGCATCGCGCGGCACCGCGGCACCGCTGTCGTCCTCGCCGACGGCGACCCCGGCTTCTTCGGCGTCGTCCGCGCCCTGCGCACCCCCGAGTACGGGCTGGAGGTCGAGGTCGTCCCCGGCGTCTCCTCGGTCGCCCAGGCCTTCGCCCGGGCCGGGATGCCCTGGGACGACGCCCGGGTGGTCGTCGCGCACACCCGCACCCTGCGGCGGGCCGTCAACG includes:
- a CDS encoding ABC transporter permease, giving the protein MSWSQMQPLLSQACWETLIMVGWSTLIAVAGGLPLGVLLVLTDRGGLLRNATVNKVVGVVVNLGRSLPFLILMISVLPFTRWVIGTTIGAEAMVVPLSIGAIPFLARLVETAVREVDDGLVEAVQAMGGSTWTVVRKALLPESLPSLIAGLTTTVIALIGYSAMAGTIGGGGLGDLAIRYGYQRFETSLMLVTIGVLIVIVTAVQLAGDLAARGASHRGRTSTTPRLRLLRPAATPEAS
- a CDS encoding MetQ/NlpA family ABC transporter substrate-binding protein is translated as MRTSIKITTAVLAAAGLTLGLTACGADSGSKKDSASDPLVVAASPVPHAEILNFVKDNLAAKAGLKLEVKEFSDYVTPNTATEDGSVDANYFQNQPYLDDFNKKKGTHIVPVVTVHLEPLGLYSDKLKSADAIKNGATIAVANDAVNEARGLKLLAANGLITLKEGVGNEATPADITANPKNLKFKELEAAQLPRSLQDVDAAVINGNYAISAGLKPAEDALVLESADNNPYGNFLAVKEGDEKDPRVLKLKKLLTSPEVKKFIEDKYAGSVIPSF
- a CDS encoding MmcQ/YjbR family DNA-binding protein, with translation MDADRMRGFCLGFSGAVEENPFPRDPEVTVFKVGGRIFAISALGGEPLKVSLKCEPDLAVRLRAEHAAVAPGWHLNKRHWNTVTLDGSLPDALVCELVEDSYDLVVAGLPRAQQLRLDWPGAAGSGAR
- a CDS encoding class I SAM-dependent methyltransferase — its product is MTVHHAAGVGYQRAAGVYERSRPSYPMAALAELADALPLEAGRTVVDLGAGTGKFTRLLALTGAEVIAVEPVTEMRERLAELLPGVRVSAGTAEATGLPDGCADAVVAAQSWHWFQEEEALAEVERLLRPGGSLALVWNTYDTSVPWVRDYQDIVFRLAPRDLPSPLDDGWRKAFTGRRGWSRVHERHWPNLHSTTVSDVVERMTSSSHIAVMDPAEQERVLAEVEAVLAGHDATRGKDAVDMPYTTDVYWVRRR
- a CDS encoding GNAT family N-acetyltransferase, producing MTSFPEISISTERLVLRAYEESDIPALAEMMNDESVIAWTSVPYPYTEAEARSFIAGFAPAERAEGRGIVLAVTEFLTQRLVGTVHLQRTDWRIRSSEAGYMIAPWARGEGYAAEAVQATAQWLFDDQKFERLELRTAADNAASQQVAQKIGCISEGVLRNAGLVRTQTEGGRWEEIRTDLIVWSLLPEDLDGLAEESADGSDYAAYADWQ